Proteins from a genomic interval of Phaeobacter piscinae:
- a CDS encoding gamma-glutamylcyclotransferase encodes MSDTLWVFAYGSLIWDPGFEPAEQLPAQLSGYQRRFCLNSLRYRGTIAQPGLVLALDAAEDAVCNGVALAVTSGQEPEVLKDLRARELFNPAYREITTPLALADGRMVEALTYVVNRDHEQYDNHSLPRQAEIIAHAAGERGPNCDYLWNTADHLRSLGIADDNLDWLSAEVRALQAAQVDASQR; translated from the coding sequence ATGTCCGACACACTTTGGGTTTTTGCTTATGGATCATTGATCTGGGATCCCGGATTTGAACCAGCGGAGCAGCTGCCCGCCCAACTCAGCGGCTATCAGCGCCGGTTCTGTCTGAACTCTCTGCGCTATCGTGGCACCATTGCGCAACCTGGTCTGGTGCTTGCATTGGACGCCGCAGAAGACGCGGTCTGTAACGGCGTTGCACTGGCGGTGACATCCGGTCAGGAACCAGAGGTCCTGAAAGACCTGCGCGCGCGCGAGCTGTTCAATCCCGCGTACCGTGAAATCACGACGCCGCTTGCCCTCGCGGATGGCCGCATGGTTGAGGCACTGACCTATGTCGTCAACCGGGATCATGAACAATATGACAACCACAGCCTGCCACGACAGGCGGAGATCATCGCCCATGCAGCCGGTGAACGCGGCCCTAACTGTGACTATCTGTGGAATACCGCCGATCATCTGCGCAGTCTCGGGATTGCGGATGACAACCTTGATTGGCTTTCAGCAGAAGTGCGCGCGCTGCAGGCGGCACAGGTTGACGCCAGTCAGCGCTAA
- a CDS encoding M23 family metallopeptidase, producing MTPRATSLYCGALALSALISATPVIADDRFKAPGDLIKDTGIGLSIGAVLYPDMRFPLESGPAYANSHVYGPGGFKGNGGSQCDSVNYSYPWRDNFCELRRSDLPVCASGGHQGQDIRPATCQTDTHWAVAVEDGVIAHVGRFALTLQTPSGTLYRYVHMNMDDLAVAPLDKVSKGDRLGKVSNSWISELPIHLHFDVKETVQIGDETRSVFVPPYSSLVTSYRQLTD from the coding sequence ATGACACCGCGCGCAACAAGCCTCTATTGCGGTGCTCTCGCTCTCTCGGCACTGATCTCCGCCACGCCCGTAATTGCAGATGATCGATTCAAGGCGCCCGGGGACCTGATCAAAGACACCGGTATTGGCCTCTCAATCGGGGCGGTTCTCTATCCCGATATGCGCTTCCCGCTGGAAAGTGGGCCAGCCTATGCGAACTCTCACGTTTATGGGCCCGGCGGGTTCAAGGGAAATGGCGGAAGCCAATGTGACAGCGTCAACTACAGCTATCCGTGGCGCGACAATTTCTGCGAGCTGCGCCGTTCAGATCTGCCGGTCTGTGCATCGGGCGGCCATCAGGGACAGGATATTCGCCCCGCTACCTGCCAGACTGATACGCATTGGGCGGTTGCGGTTGAGGACGGTGTGATTGCGCATGTAGGCCGCTTCGCCCTGACCTTGCAGACGCCCTCCGGCACGCTCTACCGCTATGTTCATATGAATATGGACGATCTCGCCGTTGCCCCGCTGGACAAGGTGTCCAAAGGGGATCGCCTTGGCAAAGTGTCAAATTCCTGGATCTCGGAACTGCCGATCCATCTGCATTTCGACGTCAAGGAAACGGTTCAGATCGGCGACGAAACGCGTTCAGTCTTTGTGCCCCCTTACAGCAGTCTGGTGACCTCCTATCGCCAGCTGACAGACTGA
- a CDS encoding acyl-CoA dehydrogenase family protein — protein MQLNWTAEQQQTRTAFAAIGKMADPDELHLGRRAFDQRTWDRLTAAGLWRMIVPRDFGGDGRDWWGFTAALEGLAATLRTPGMLLSVIAQAGMVRALDLYGSDSQKREYLGRILNGELSATAIADPDTGTDVRATSSLLTPGPNETFRLNGAKYNIAHAPVASFILVVCKLSDHGREGISLVLLDADSPGLTIGAQDRKLGNLDLPTGQMRFDDVPLHYGHLLGEPGAGLRNLVNIVSMGRLYYGLAAAWLIEPMLSEAFDFSKKRTTFDVPIIEHQYIQKKLTDIRIGTESAKWVSYGALHQLLSGAPEAAMTCSISKLVGAETIVEGAMELMKLYGSKGYHEGQITTFLRDALAFCSVGGTEEMHRRNIFGQMTRLHAKSKKAANPATPKTLEPA, from the coding sequence ATGCAATTGAACTGGACAGCCGAGCAGCAGCAGACCCGTACCGCCTTTGCAGCGATCGGGAAAATGGCCGACCCGGATGAGCTGCACCTGGGGCGTCGTGCCTTTGATCAGCGCACTTGGGATCGCCTGACCGCAGCTGGTTTGTGGCGGATGATCGTGCCGCGCGATTTTGGCGGCGATGGCCGGGACTGGTGGGGGTTTACTGCCGCGTTGGAAGGCCTTGCGGCCACTTTGCGCACCCCCGGAATGCTGCTGTCGGTGATCGCGCAGGCTGGCATGGTGCGCGCATTGGATCTCTATGGCAGCGACAGTCAGAAGCGCGAATATCTGGGCCGGATCCTCAATGGAGAGCTGAGCGCCACTGCAATCGCGGATCCTGACACTGGCACGGATGTGCGGGCAACGTCGTCACTGTTAACCCCCGGCCCCAATGAGACCTTTCGTCTGAACGGCGCAAAATACAACATTGCTCATGCCCCAGTCGCCAGCTTCATTCTTGTTGTCTGTAAGCTGAGTGACCACGGCCGCGAAGGCATTTCGCTGGTGTTGCTGGATGCCGATAGCCCCGGACTGACGATCGGCGCGCAAGATCGCAAACTGGGCAATCTGGACCTGCCGACCGGTCAAATGCGATTTGATGATGTGCCGCTCCACTACGGTCACCTTCTGGGCGAACCCGGAGCCGGCCTTCGTAACCTGGTGAACATCGTCTCCATGGGGCGTTTGTACTATGGTCTGGCGGCAGCTTGGCTGATTGAACCTATGCTGTCTGAAGCGTTTGATTTTTCAAAGAAACGGACAACGTTTGATGTCCCGATCATCGAGCATCAGTATATTCAGAAAAAGCTGACCGATATTCGCATCGGCACCGAAAGCGCGAAGTGGGTATCCTACGGCGCACTGCATCAACTGCTCAGTGGTGCGCCGGAAGCCGCAATGACCTGCTCGATTTCCAAACTTGTCGGTGCGGAAACCATCGTTGAAGGCGCGATGGAGCTGATGAAGCTCTACGGCAGCAAAGGCTACCACGAGGGGCAGATTACCACCTTTCTGCGGGATGCGCTGGCGTTCTGTAGCGTGGGCGGCACTGAGGAAATGCACCGTCGCAACATTTTCGGCCAGATGACCAGGTTGCACGCCAAGTCCAAGAAAGCCGCCAATCCCGCGACGCCAAAAACGCTGGAACCCGCCTAG
- a CDS encoding acyl-CoA thioesterase, with translation MSNKAFETPVEIRYRDTDSMGHVSSPVYYDYMQSAYLEYMHDLLELPKSEKLPHIMVKTSCDYISQALYGDNLVVCSRVISFGGKSFEMEHVMHIDDADRRVVANAKSVHVMFDYDKQATYPVPDAFKESVATFQETA, from the coding sequence ATGTCCAACAAAGCCTTCGAAACCCCCGTCGAAATCCGTTACCGCGATACGGATTCCATGGGGCATGTCAGCAGCCCGGTTTACTACGACTACATGCAATCGGCCTACCTGGAATACATGCATGACCTTCTGGAGCTGCCAAAGTCCGAGAAGCTGCCGCATATCATGGTCAAAACCTCCTGCGATTACATCTCTCAGGCGCTCTATGGCGACAACCTCGTCGTTTGCAGCCGGGTGATTAGCTTTGGCGGCAAGAGCTTCGAGATGGAGCATGTTATGCATATCGACGACGCGGATCGGCGCGTCGTGGCCAATGCCAAATCTGTCCATGTGATGTTCGACTACGACAAACAGGCCACCTACCCGGTGCCGGATGCCTTCAAGGAAAGCGTTGCGACTTTTCAGGAAACCGCCTGA
- a CDS encoding prephenate dehydratase, translating into MDLQIENNADAEYIPHPETFGWVKQVHTLGPAGTNCERAALSWALRRCQGASVKLHRTMEQAADSVACQDGAVLVGVVAYPHLHSIIYEHIQKMKLLDVFIMNTDNMVLASRTGAEPKICATHPAPEKLLPITVERRFVSSNVIAARDCAEGHADGCITTLCAAEKFGLPILRKFGPVPMGFTIHGPLEKRACQDCTQHA; encoded by the coding sequence ATGGATCTTCAAATCGAAAATAACGCCGACGCCGAGTATATTCCGCACCCCGAAACATTCGGCTGGGTAAAACAGGTTCATACGCTAGGTCCGGCTGGTACCAATTGCGAGCGTGCAGCCCTATCCTGGGCATTGCGCCGGTGTCAGGGCGCTTCGGTAAAGCTGCATCGGACGATGGAACAGGCCGCAGACAGTGTCGCCTGCCAGGATGGGGCAGTTTTGGTTGGCGTGGTGGCTTACCCGCACCTGCACTCAATCATCTACGAACATATCCAGAAGATGAAGCTGCTGGATGTGTTCATCATGAACACCGACAATATGGTCCTCGCCTCCCGCACCGGGGCGGAGCCCAAGATCTGCGCCACCCATCCTGCACCTGAAAAGTTGCTTCCGATCACGGTTGAGCGACGCTTTGTCTCCAGCAATGTCATCGCCGCGCGGGACTGCGCGGAGGGCCACGCTGACGGCTGTATCACCACGCTCTGCGCGGCCGAGAAATTCGGGCTGCCGATCCTGCGCAAATTCGGTCCCGTTCCTATGGGATTTACCATACATGGTCCGCTGGAAAAACGCGCCTGCCAGGACTGCACCCAGCACGCCTGA
- a CDS encoding glutathione S-transferase family protein: MNRKLYSLCGEDGIRHYSPHVWKIIMALNHKELDYDLIPVSFADIPNVEDGSFSSVPVLRDGNTVLGESFDIARYLDETYADAPALFDGKGAVALTRFVESYCKTVLHPSLATIAVMDMHNLMSPDDQVYFRSARERRFGMPLETLAEGGEDERARLPEKLAPVRDLLATQDWLSGAMPAYADFTLFGTLQWCNVCTPNTLFENDDIVSNWFERCLDLYDGVGRNPAQSG; the protein is encoded by the coding sequence ATGAACCGCAAGCTGTACAGCCTATGTGGCGAGGACGGAATACGTCACTACTCACCACATGTATGGAAAATCATTATGGCCCTGAACCATAAAGAGCTAGATTACGACCTTATCCCGGTCTCTTTCGCAGATATCCCAAATGTTGAAGACGGAAGCTTTAGCAGCGTTCCAGTGCTGCGTGATGGCAATACGGTATTGGGGGAGAGTTTCGATATTGCCCGATATCTTGACGAAACCTATGCCGATGCCCCGGCCCTGTTTGATGGCAAGGGGGCGGTAGCTTTGACCCGTTTCGTAGAAAGCTACTGTAAAACCGTCCTCCACCCCAGTCTCGCAACCATTGCTGTCATGGATATGCACAATCTGATGTCCCCGGATGACCAGGTCTATTTCCGATCCGCCCGTGAACGTCGGTTTGGCATGCCACTTGAGACTTTGGCAGAAGGTGGCGAGGACGAACGCGCGCGGCTACCGGAAAAACTCGCGCCGGTACGCGATCTTCTGGCGACCCAGGACTGGCTGTCAGGGGCGATGCCTGCCTATGCCGATTTTACCCTTTTCGGGACCCTTCAATGGTGTAATGTATGCACACCCAACACTCTGTTTGAAAACGATGATATCGTTTCAAACTGGTTTGAGCGCTGTCTTGACCTTTATGATGGCGTTGGTCGGAATCCGGCCCAGTCAGGCTGA
- a CDS encoding LysR family transcriptional regulator: MDISQLKTFVTVAREGSITRASELLFRSQPAVSAHIKTMEDTLGLTLFQRTPRGMSVTTDGQRLLVEARQLLDNHQKFLEEASRLRGRLAGQLRVGAGRNLGSTEVSRLLADLSKNFPDLEVALQHGTSSSVLDDIRNGRLDAGFFIDPDEAHTDLETLEISHFSVYLAAAPDLVPERTELDWARLEALPWIYPTYSSCCGRIAERLFKENGIQPARIINVDDETITRTLIASGAGIGLVHVSSAGTEPVSGDIALLLEVRKSTRVLFAHLVSRAKDPIISAVRDLLNTEQMAIPA; this comes from the coding sequence ATGGATATCAGTCAACTCAAAACCTTTGTCACTGTGGCGAGGGAGGGAAGTATCACACGCGCATCAGAACTGCTGTTTCGCAGCCAGCCTGCCGTGAGCGCCCATATCAAAACGATGGAAGACACGCTTGGCCTGACATTGTTCCAGCGTACACCACGTGGAATGAGTGTCACCACGGATGGCCAGCGGCTCTTGGTGGAAGCGCGGCAACTGCTGGACAATCACCAGAAATTTTTGGAGGAAGCCTCTCGCCTACGTGGTCGTTTGGCCGGTCAGCTACGGGTCGGTGCCGGGCGCAACCTGGGATCAACTGAGGTAAGCCGCCTCCTGGCAGATCTGTCGAAGAACTTCCCGGATCTGGAAGTCGCTTTGCAACATGGTACCTCCTCCAGCGTGCTCGATGATATTCGCAACGGACGGCTGGATGCCGGCTTTTTCATTGACCCGGACGAGGCGCATACCGATCTGGAAACGCTCGAAATTTCGCATTTTAGCGTCTATCTTGCCGCGGCCCCGGATCTGGTCCCGGAACGCACAGAACTTGACTGGGCTCGTCTCGAAGCTCTGCCTTGGATCTATCCGACGTATAGTTCATGCTGCGGTCGCATCGCGGAGCGCCTATTTAAGGAAAACGGCATCCAGCCCGCCCGCATCATCAATGTTGACGACGAAACGATCACTCGGACCCTGATCGCAAGCGGTGCAGGCATAGGGCTGGTTCATGTCAGTTCTGCGGGGACCGAACCGGTGAGCGGCGACATCGCACTGCTTCTTGAGGTGCGCAAATCCACACGTGTCCTGTTCGCGCATCTCGTATCGCGTGCAAAGGACCCAATCATCAGCGCCGTGCGCGATCTGCTGAATACCGAACAGATGGCGATTCCTGCTTAA
- a CDS encoding LysR family transcriptional regulator, which translates to MDIIWLRDFEALTTHKNFSRAAEDRNVSQPAFSRRIRALEDEVGVKLINRQTFPLSLTPAGDVFLSQAKIILRTYSETLERCQTIDAAGENVIRFASSQSLYMTHFRDHIEPLMEAGGLDVDLNSTSWAADQFVTALQQRYCDVILTYWHPAMDFLSPLEVSKCDYLTLSEDEFIPVSKTDADGNPLFDLRRDPKRQIPLLSYGSASALRSVLDHTLRQQISPPNLLVVNQNSLANSVKAMILEGFGLGWLPRKLCQTELTEGRLALAGGEAFVTPISVRLYRETENSKPTLNSLWRRMGDSATSIS; encoded by the coding sequence TTGGATATTATCTGGCTCAGAGATTTTGAAGCGCTGACAACGCATAAGAATTTTTCGCGCGCAGCGGAAGACCGCAACGTCAGCCAACCTGCATTCTCCAGGCGCATTCGTGCGCTGGAGGATGAGGTTGGCGTAAAGCTGATCAACAGGCAAACTTTCCCGCTGTCTCTGACGCCTGCTGGGGATGTGTTCCTGTCGCAGGCAAAAATAATCCTGCGCACATACTCTGAGACACTCGAACGCTGCCAGACCATTGATGCTGCTGGTGAAAACGTCATTCGTTTTGCGTCGTCACAGTCGCTTTACATGACGCATTTCCGAGACCACATCGAACCTCTGATGGAGGCTGGCGGGCTGGACGTTGATCTCAACTCAACCAGCTGGGCGGCCGATCAATTTGTGACCGCGCTGCAGCAGAGGTATTGCGACGTTATCCTGACCTATTGGCACCCGGCGATGGATTTTCTGTCCCCGCTGGAGGTCAGCAAATGCGACTACCTGACGCTGTCAGAGGACGAATTCATCCCGGTTTCAAAAACCGATGCTGACGGCAACCCGCTGTTTGATCTGCGCCGGGATCCCAAACGGCAAATACCTCTTCTGTCGTATGGGAGCGCATCGGCGCTGAGATCGGTTCTGGACCACACTCTGCGGCAGCAGATATCGCCACCAAACCTGCTGGTGGTGAACCAGAATTCTCTGGCGAACTCAGTTAAGGCAATGATCCTTGAAGGTTTCGGGCTCGGGTGGCTACCTCGCAAACTCTGCCAAACCGAACTTACCGAAGGCCGTCTTGCGCTTGCCGGTGGGGAGGCGTTTGTGACCCCCATATCGGTCCGACTTTATCGTGAGACTGAGAACAGCAAACCCACTCTGAACAGCCTTTGGCGGCGGATGGGAGATAGCGCGACGTCGATCAGCTGA
- a CDS encoding ABC transporter ATP-binding protein has protein sequence MTIQTQDSKPLLELKNLEKRFELDKGFLETIKLRGGRITREKRAVHAVNNVSLSVDRGEALCIVGESGCGKSTVARLVAGLLTPSGGEIHYDGERIDDRSRGEMMPLRKKMQMIFQNPYASLNPRMTIQQALEEPVRHHNPSLSGSEVRDKVSEVMRSVGVDPSWSSRYPHEFSGGQRQRIAIARALTVDPEFIIADEPISALDVSIQAQVLNLMLEAKDQRGLTYFFITHDLSVVEHFGTRVAVLYLGTLCELADTRTLFENPKHPYTKALLSAVPQLKDQGQSHIRLQGEIPTPINLPQGCPFQTRCAFANARCRESRPRPLRQADGSTVACHAVEENRLDS, from the coding sequence ATGACTATCCAGACACAAGACAGCAAACCACTGCTTGAACTGAAGAACCTTGAAAAACGCTTTGAGCTGGACAAAGGGTTTCTGGAAACAATCAAGCTGCGCGGCGGCCGCATCACCCGGGAAAAACGCGCTGTTCATGCGGTAAACAATGTCTCGCTTAGTGTTGATCGGGGTGAGGCGCTGTGTATCGTCGGTGAATCGGGCTGCGGCAAATCCACAGTCGCTCGTCTGGTAGCCGGGCTGCTGACGCCGAGCGGCGGCGAGATCCACTATGATGGTGAACGGATTGACGATCGCTCGCGCGGGGAGATGATGCCTCTGCGCAAGAAGATGCAGATGATCTTTCAGAACCCTTATGCCTCCCTCAATCCGCGCATGACTATTCAGCAAGCGCTGGAAGAGCCGGTTCGCCACCACAATCCCTCTCTGTCGGGCAGCGAAGTTCGCGACAAGGTCTCAGAAGTGATGCGGTCGGTTGGTGTGGATCCCAGCTGGTCCAGCCGCTATCCGCATGAGTTCTCCGGCGGCCAACGCCAGCGGATCGCCATTGCGCGTGCGCTGACGGTGGATCCTGAGTTCATCATCGCAGATGAACCTATCTCGGCGTTGGACGTCTCGATTCAGGCGCAGGTTCTGAACCTGATGCTGGAGGCGAAAGACCAGCGCGGTCTGACCTACTTCTTCATCACCCATGATCTGAGTGTTGTGGAGCATTTCGGCACCCGCGTTGCGGTGCTGTATCTCGGCACATTGTGTGAACTGGCCGATACGCGAACCTTGTTTGAAAACCCGAAACACCCATACACCAAAGCTCTGTTGTCGGCAGTCCCACAGTTGAAAGACCAAGGACAAAGCCACATCCGGCTGCAAGGAGAGATCCCGACGCCGATCAACTTGCCTCAAGGTTGCCCCTTCCAAACGCGCTGTGCATTTGCGAATGCTAGATGTCGCGAGTCGCGGCCACGGCCTCTGCGCCAGGCAGACGGCAGCACCGTCGCCTGCCACGCAGTCGAAGAAAATAGGCTAGACAGCTAA
- a CDS encoding ABC transporter ATP-binding protein, protein MSLLSVRDLTVKFAMRDHTVTALNQISFDLGKGERLGIVGESGAGKSITGFSLMNLLSRPGFIDSGQILFGDKDIVKLSDAEMRKIRGNRMAMIFQDPMVTLNPVLTIGQQMVETLKAHRSLSKAEAEQIAVLKLREVYIPSPEERLNQYPHELSGGMRQRIIIAMALLLDPELIIADEPTTALDVTIQADIMELLLELCQSNKVGLILITHDLGVVSQMTERTLVMYAGRLIEAGPTREIINDPQHPYTQGLINALPQQTLPGQRLKQIPGNMPGLTSIPPGCPFSPRCEYAVDHCRKVLPETVSYRQVEVACHEVSRLQNASLEEASV, encoded by the coding sequence ATGTCGTTGCTTTCCGTTCGCGACCTGACGGTCAAATTTGCGATGCGTGATCACACCGTCACCGCATTGAACCAGATTTCCTTCGATCTTGGCAAAGGCGAGCGCCTGGGCATCGTCGGGGAATCCGGCGCTGGCAAATCCATCACCGGGTTTTCGCTGATGAACTTGCTCAGCCGACCGGGCTTCATCGACAGCGGCCAGATCCTGTTTGGCGACAAGGATATCGTCAAACTGTCCGACGCCGAAATGCGCAAGATCCGCGGCAATCGCATGGCGATGATTTTCCAGGATCCGATGGTGACCCTCAATCCGGTGCTGACCATCGGCCAGCAGATGGTTGAGACGCTGAAGGCCCACCGCTCGCTGAGTAAAGCCGAAGCGGAACAGATCGCGGTACTGAAGCTGCGAGAGGTTTATATCCCCTCGCCCGAGGAACGACTGAACCAATACCCGCATGAACTGTCCGGTGGCATGCGCCAGCGGATTATCATTGCGATGGCGCTGCTGCTTGATCCCGAGCTGATCATCGCGGATGAGCCGACTACCGCGCTGGATGTGACCATTCAGGCGGATATTATGGAATTGCTGCTGGAACTGTGCCAGTCCAACAAGGTCGGTCTGATCCTGATCACCCATGACCTTGGCGTCGTTAGCCAGATGACGGAGCGCACCTTGGTGATGTATGCCGGCCGGCTGATTGAGGCCGGTCCGACCCGTGAGATCATCAACGACCCCCAGCATCCCTATACGCAGGGGCTGATCAATGCGCTGCCGCAACAGACTCTGCCGGGTCAACGGCTGAAGCAGATCCCAGGAAATATGCCTGGTCTGACATCTATTCCGCCGGGCTGCCCGTTCAGTCCGCGTTGCGAATATGCGGTCGACCATTGCCGCAAGGTTTTGCCGGAAACAGTCAGCTACCGTCAGGTCGAGGTCGCCTGTCACGAAGTCTCCCGCCTGCAAAATGCCAGCCTTGAGGAGGCAAGCGTATGA
- a CDS encoding ABC transporter permease, which yields MSSLSTNQSTPSRFSRLWNSNMGYSFRRNPVAMVSFAVFLVITIASVLAPVLAPFDPYDPAQIDIMNSEYPPVWIDGSDSQFVFGTDDQGRDLWSTILYGTRLSLLIGLCAVALQAFLGISIGLVAGYVGGRIDSLLMRFADIQLSFSTLMVAIIFLAVTQAMFGSETFNQYAIYFLIAVIGVAEWPQYARTVRATVLAEKKKEYIDSARVLGFGPLRIMVRHILPNSLSPIFVISTVQVANAIISEASLSFLGLGMPPSQPSLGSLISSGFDYIFSGSWWITAIPGVVLVVLVLVINLLGDWMRDVLNPKLYKG from the coding sequence ATGAGCAGCCTTAGCACAAACCAAAGCACACCATCGCGGTTCAGTCGGCTTTGGAACTCCAACATGGGCTACAGCTTTCGGCGCAACCCGGTGGCGATGGTCTCCTTCGCGGTCTTCTTGGTCATTACCATTGCCTCGGTTCTGGCACCGGTATTGGCTCCGTTTGACCCCTATGATCCGGCGCAGATCGATATCATGAACAGCGAATATCCACCGGTTTGGATTGATGGGTCGGATTCCCAGTTTGTGTTCGGCACCGATGATCAGGGACGCGATCTGTGGTCCACCATCCTCTATGGGACGCGGTTGTCGCTATTGATTGGTCTCTGCGCTGTGGCATTGCAGGCTTTCCTCGGGATCTCCATCGGCTTGGTGGCCGGCTATGTCGGTGGGCGGATCGATAGCCTGCTGATGCGCTTTGCCGATATTCAGCTGTCGTTCTCAACATTGATGGTGGCCATCATCTTTCTTGCGGTGACGCAGGCGATGTTCGGCAGCGAGACCTTCAATCAATATGCAATCTATTTCCTCATCGCGGTGATTGGCGTCGCCGAATGGCCGCAATACGCCCGCACTGTGCGCGCCACTGTTCTGGCCGAGAAGAAGAAAGAATACATCGACAGCGCGCGTGTGCTGGGCTTTGGCCCCCTGCGGATCATGGTCCGCCATATCCTGCCCAACTCACTGTCACCGATCTTTGTGATCTCCACGGTGCAGGTCGCCAACGCCATCATCTCCGAGGCTTCGCTGAGCTTTCTTGGTCTGGGCATGCCGCCGAGCCAGCCGTCACTCGGCTCACTGATCTCCTCGGGCTTCGACTACATTTTCTCGGGCAGCTGGTGGATCACCGCCATCCCCGGCGTGGTTCTGGTGGTCCTCGTTCTAGTCATCAATCTCTTGGGTGACTGGATGCGCGATGTGCTGAACCCGAAACTTTACAAAGGATAA
- a CDS encoding ABC transporter permease has protein sequence MLAYLVKRVFQAIAVMFAISLIGFAIQDNLGDPLRELVGQSVSEEVRQQLRDELGLNDSFVTQYVRFLGNALQGDLGTSYFFKEPALDVILKKLPATLELVMGATLIIVGLSVPLGVYTAIKPNTILSRLIMGISIVGISVPVFLTAILMIFVFSVELGWFPSYGRGDVVHVFGYWDTNFATADGWVHILLPSVALASIMLPLFVRLIRAEMMEVLQSEYVKYARAKGIRPYRIYFIHALKNTLLPVITVGGVQIGTMVAYTILTETVFQWPGMGFMFLEAVNRVDTPLIVAYLIIVGFIFVVTNTIVDLIYGLVNPTVNIARMGA, from the coding sequence ATGCTCGCCTACCTCGTGAAACGCGTGTTCCAGGCCATCGCGGTGATGTTTGCCATCTCGCTGATCGGCTTTGCCATTCAGGACAACCTCGGTGATCCCCTGCGGGAACTGGTCGGTCAGTCCGTCTCCGAAGAGGTCCGTCAGCAGCTGCGCGACGAACTGGGCCTGAACGACAGTTTCGTAACCCAATATGTCCGCTTTCTCGGCAACGCCCTTCAGGGCGATCTCGGCACCAGCTACTTCTTTAAGGAACCGGCGCTGGATGTGATCCTGAAAAAACTTCCGGCAACGCTTGAGCTGGTTATGGGCGCAACCCTGATCATTGTTGGCCTGTCCGTGCCTCTCGGCGTCTACACTGCGATCAAACCCAATACGATCCTCAGCCGCCTGATTATGGGCATCTCGATTGTCGGGATTTCCGTTCCGGTGTTCCTGACTGCGATCCTGATGATTTTTGTGTTTTCCGTCGAACTTGGCTGGTTCCCTTCTTATGGGCGCGGCGACGTTGTGCATGTATTTGGTTACTGGGACACAAATTTTGCCACCGCTGATGGCTGGGTGCATATCCTGCTGCCCTCCGTTGCGCTGGCCTCGATCATGCTGCCGCTGTTCGTGCGCCTGATCCGGGCTGAGATGATGGAAGTACTGCAAAGCGAATATGTGAAATACGCCCGCGCCAAAGGCATTCGCCCCTATCGCATTTACTTCATCCACGCGCTCAAGAACACGTTGCTGCCGGTGATCACCGTTGGCGGCGTTCAGATCGGAACGATGGTGGCCTATACCATCCTGACGGAGACCGTTTTCCAGTGGCCCGGCATGGGGTTCATGTTCCTAGAGGCGGTGAACCGCGTCGATACCCCGCTGATCGTGGCATATCTCATCATTGTGGGGTTCATATTTGTGGTCACCAACACCATCGTCGACCTGATCTACGGGCTCGTCAATCCAACTGTTAATATCGCGAGGATGGGCGCATGA